In the Camelus dromedarius isolate mCamDro1 chromosome 13, mCamDro1.pat, whole genome shotgun sequence genome, one interval contains:
- the LOC105094111 gene encoding uncharacterized protein LOC105094111 yields the protein MKLLFFKVTGLFLSYLVWTFSIILARSRSWHVWEFDSKIVPIVFIGLWEALYFQKFNVSGSIVELPMHSKINSSWVISDEIWYGQDLMLLANFMMSTVLIFGSVALWVSQIKAPYPGFLQLCYNTAALFLLLSCSCTMISVSWNFTVEFYGETTLDFPITFPVEREMLTKKHFSYVFPLGITTTVLSLLSATMFSCETCPVKRWTLVKPLGVANC from the coding sequence ATGAAGCTTTTGTTCTTCAAAGTGACGGGCCTTTTTCTTAGTTACTTGGTCTGGACTTTCAGCATAATTCTAGCCAGAAGCAGATCCTGGCACGTGTGGGAGTTTGACAGCAAGATTGTTCCCATTGTGTTCATTGGACTCTGGGAAgctttatattttcagaaatttaatgTCTCTGGCTCAATAGTTGAGTTGCCGATGCATAGCAAGATCAACTCGAGCTGGGTCATTTCGGATGAAATCTGGTATGGGCAGGACCTGATGCTGTTGGCAAATTTTATGATGTCTACAGTCCTGATTTTTGGCTCAGTGGCACTTTGGGTCAGCCAGATCAAGGCCCCATACCCAGGGTTCCTCCAATTGTGCTACAACACTGCTGCCTTGTTCCTTTTACTCAGCTGTAGTTGTACCATGATTTCAGTGAGCTGGAATTTCACTGTGGAATTTTATGGTGAAACCACCCTTGACTTTCCAATTACCTTTCCGGTTGAAAGAGAAATGCTAACAAAGAAGCATTTCTCTTACGTGTTCCCGCTAGGAATCACAACTACTGTCCTCTCGCTGCTGAGCGCCACCATGTTCTCCTGTGAAACATGTCCAGTAAAACGGTGGACACTAGTGAAACCCTTGGGTGTGGCCAACTGTTGA